From Fulvivirga lutea:
TTGCTGTTGTTGGTTGGTATGTAATACCCCATCTAAATGTGAAAGTTATTTTAATCTCAACATTAGGACTACTGCTAATTCTAGCGGTATTACATTTCGCTCCGGGTCTTTTATCATTTTATGATATTGAAAGACTAAATGCACTTTTTGGGAAAGATATAATTTTGCCGCCAAATGAGTTCATATCCATATTGGGTTTTGAAAAGGTAAGTATCGTTTGGAAATCTGAGCTATGGATATACTTTGCCGTTATAGTTATAAGTGGCTTTTTTATTTTGACAAAAGCCTTCAAAAGGTCATCAGATAAATTTGATATAATAATTTGGATGCTTCTTTTGACCCTTTGGTTTCCAATATATAATTATTCATTGGACGGGGCAGGGTACAGATTTTTTCATAATGGTGCTATTTTAATTCCTCTATTGTTCATTATTCTTCAACCAGCTTTTTGTCGGCTTAAGTATCACTATGTAATCACTAGCTTGTTTTCGATTATACTACTGGGATTATCGACTATTACATTTCATAGTTACAACCCAGAAATACATGATCCGCCCTATAGATTGTTTTCGTTAATTACTCAAAAAATTGAATCACATTGGTGCGATAATAGACCGGAATTAATTATTGCGCACAAGTCATTGGCTGAATACTTTACATTTCAAACTAATGCTGATGCTATGCCGTGGATACCTGAATATGAGGTGGAAAAAGATCAATTATTCAGAATTGCTTATGTTCCATTAAATCAACTTCAAAAATATTACTTGAAGGATAATTATTTAAAGCTTTCAAGCAATTACATTTATTTGAAGGAAAGTGAGTGGAGAGCATTTATGCGTAATATTCAAAAGAATGAATCAAAAGAGATCAATGAACTATTCAATACTTGGAAAAATCCACATACTATTAGACCCTCATTTTTGCTGAAAAATTAGCTTTCCAAGAATGGCTCATACATCATTATTGCATGATTCTCGAATAGTAATTCTTCTTTCACATTGTTGTCTTCAATAATTCTTCTCTTGATTTGATTGTGCCGTGTATAACCTCCCCATGACTGTTGTACGAAATGGTGGTTATCTTCAAAAACCTCGTATTTGGAAGGTATTATTTCGGAGGAAAGAATCTCACCTTCTAGATACTTTTCAGATAGATTAAGTTTTATTTGAAATGTATGTGGGGTTGTATTTCTTAGTTGGAAATCTATATAATTATAAGCTAATGTTGCTCCTGATCCGAAAGGTATTTTTCGATTTACATCTGGGAATACATCATAACCATGCCTATACCTTTCCTTTATTTCTAATGGAGTATGTAAACTCATCCAGCAGAGTAAATTGCCCAATTGGCAAAGCCCACCTCCAATACCTTCTTCAATTTTCCCCTGATTCAATACAAGTCCCGGTAAGTAACCTTTTCTTGCAGAAGGCTTCCCAATTAAGTACCATAGAGAAAATACTTGGTTTGGCTTTATAATTATGCCATCAATCTTGTTAATAGCTAAAGATAGGTTCTTGACTTTATTATGTTGTAATCTCATATCAACATCCTTAAGAGGTCTTAATAGAAGAGATTTATGCCTAACTACACTATGGTCAAAGTAATCTTTCCTAATCACTTTTGAATAGTTAGAGAACTCTCTAAGCCATTCAATTCTGCGCTTATTTATATAAAAGATCTTACCTAAACTTCTTCTAAGTCTAGATCTAATTTTT
This genomic window contains:
- a CDS encoding VanW family protein, with translation MKIIKDRILKPKIRSRLRRSLGKIFYINKRRIEWLREFSNYSKVIRKDYFDHSVVRHKSLLLRPLKDVDMRLQHNKVKNLSLAINKIDGIIIKPNQVFSLWYLIGKPSARKGYLPGLVLNQGKIEEGIGGGLCQLGNLLCWMSLHTPLEIKERYRHGYDVFPDVNRKIPFGSGATLAYNYIDFQLRNTTPHTFQIKLNLSEKYLEGEILSSEIIPSKYEVFEDNHHFVQQSWGGYTRHNQIKRRIIEDNNVKEELLFENHAIMMYEPFLES